A genomic segment from Streptomyces sp. NBC_01233 encodes:
- a CDS encoding molybdopterin-dependent oxidoreductase, translating into MGVVSGLVAAVAGLALAQLTAAAVRPEASPVTAVGGAVVDLTPVALREWAIGLFGTADKLVLTLGIIAVLAVVAALAGLLAIRHLPAGIALAGGFGLLGAAAALSRPEASWRDPLPSLVAGLTAAGVLYLLITAATRPRPAGSPPSGTWAMDRRGFGRLVTAVLVGSAAAGFAGRRLGAHGSAGATASRARFVLPRPTVPALPVPAGADLRVPGLSPFLTPDRDFYRVDTALVVPRVNADTWRLRIHGEGVARPLDLDLRELLDRPLVEHDITLTCVSNEVGGPYAGNARWLGVRLADLLREAGVRPPSQGGPADQLVARSVDGMTIGTPVEAVMDGRAALLAVGMNGEPLPFAHGFPVRMVVPGLYGYVSACKWLTELRLTTFAAYDAYWVRRSWAQQAPVKTQSRIDTPRPYAGLTPGRVAVAGVAWAQHRGIEAVEVRVDAGPWQQARLGAADGVDTWRQWVWPWEATPGRHTLEVRATDGTGAVQTGVRTGTVPDGATGWHAVEVQVKALG; encoded by the coding sequence CTGGGCGTCGTGAGCGGGCTCGTCGCGGCCGTCGCCGGGCTGGCGCTCGCGCAGCTGACCGCGGCGGCGGTCCGGCCCGAGGCCTCGCCGGTCACCGCCGTCGGCGGGGCGGTGGTCGACCTGACGCCCGTGGCCCTCCGGGAATGGGCGATCGGGCTGTTCGGCACCGCCGACAAGCTGGTGCTGACGCTCGGCATCATCGCCGTCCTGGCCGTGGTCGCGGCCCTGGCCGGGCTGCTCGCCATACGCCACCTCCCGGCCGGGATCGCGCTCGCGGGCGGATTCGGACTGTTGGGGGCGGCAGCCGCACTCAGCCGTCCGGAGGCCTCCTGGCGCGACCCGCTGCCCTCGCTGGTGGCCGGACTGACCGCGGCCGGGGTGCTGTACCTGCTGATCACCGCGGCGACGCGGCCCCGGCCGGCCGGGTCACCACCCTCCGGGACCTGGGCGATGGACCGGCGCGGCTTCGGCCGGCTGGTCACCGCCGTCCTGGTGGGCTCGGCCGCGGCAGGCTTCGCCGGGCGGCGTCTGGGTGCCCACGGTTCGGCCGGCGCCACCGCCTCCCGGGCCCGCTTCGTCCTCCCCCGGCCCACCGTGCCCGCGCTGCCGGTACCGGCCGGGGCCGACCTGCGGGTGCCCGGGCTCTCCCCGTTCCTCACACCCGACCGCGACTTCTACCGGGTGGACACCGCCCTGGTCGTCCCCCGCGTGAACGCGGACACCTGGCGGCTGCGCATCCACGGGGAGGGGGTCGCCCGGCCCCTCGACCTCGATCTCCGGGAGCTGCTCGACCGGCCGCTGGTCGAGCACGACATCACCCTCACCTGCGTGTCCAACGAGGTCGGCGGCCCGTACGCGGGCAACGCCCGCTGGCTCGGCGTACGCCTCGCCGACCTGCTGCGGGAGGCGGGCGTGCGGCCGCCGTCCCAGGGCGGTCCGGCCGACCAGCTCGTGGCGCGTTCGGTGGACGGCATGACGATCGGCACGCCCGTCGAGGCCGTCATGGACGGCCGGGCGGCGCTGCTGGCCGTCGGCATGAACGGCGAACCGCTGCCCTTCGCGCACGGGTTCCCCGTCCGGATGGTCGTACCGGGCCTGTACGGGTACGTCTCCGCCTGCAAATGGCTGACCGAGCTGCGGCTGACCACCTTCGCCGCGTACGACGCCTACTGGGTGCGCAGGTCCTGGGCCCAGCAGGCCCCGGTCAAGACGCAGTCGCGGATCGACACCCCGCGCCCGTACGCCGGCCTGACGCCGGGCCGGGTGGCGGTCGCCGGGGTGGCGTGGGCGCAGCACCGCGGGATCGAGGCGGTCGAGGTACGCGTGGACGCCGGCCCCTGGCAGCAGGCGCGGCTCGGGGCCGCGGACGGGGTCGACACCTGGCGGCAGTGGGTGTGGCCGTGGGAGGCGACCCCCGGACGGCACACGCTGGAGGTCCGTGCGACGGACGGCACGGGCGCCGTCCAGACCGGGGTCCGCACCGGAACCGTGCCGGACGGGGCGACCGGGTGGCACGCGGTGGAGGTACAGGTCAAAGCCCTCGGCTGA
- a CDS encoding serine hydrolase domain-containing protein yields MRSSRILTLTCLNLLLGASLAGGCTLSRAESAAKQCPSGQISRGGTCLPGDTEDFTGQQVADALAKYRLTAAMAEVWVDGERVSAAAAGETMTGFPATTDMRFRIGSVAIPYLTTSLLKLVDEGEVALDDKISRWRPDLPHADEITLKMLASTSSGYADYVTDRTFIADLYKNPFRTWTAEERVKISVSKPLVLPPGSGFAYSHANWVILGDIISRVRHKPLHEVMVQDVLGPLGLSHTAISSKADIPEPVLHSFDNERGVFEDATYWNPSWTLAPGAVMTGTLEDMAKSFAAIGDGKLLTPESHKAQLTGVVKVKGDTWFALGLPVQNTWIVQNPSFAGYEGTVAYLPSRKLAIATVATQGLGSTVQNASSNVLQAIAAHLAPEQPLTLG; encoded by the coding sequence GTGCGCAGTTCCAGGATCCTCACCCTCACCTGTCTGAACCTGCTCCTGGGCGCTTCGCTGGCCGGCGGATGCACCCTCAGCCGAGCCGAGAGCGCCGCGAAGCAATGTCCGTCCGGCCAGATCTCCCGGGGCGGCACGTGCCTCCCCGGCGATACGGAGGACTTCACCGGGCAGCAGGTCGCCGACGCGCTCGCGAAGTACAGGCTGACGGCGGCGATGGCCGAGGTGTGGGTCGACGGCGAGCGCGTCTCGGCCGCCGCGGCCGGGGAGACGATGACGGGCTTCCCCGCGACGACGGACATGCGTTTCCGCATCGGATCGGTCGCCATCCCCTATCTGACGACCTCACTGCTCAAGCTCGTCGACGAGGGCGAGGTCGCGCTCGACGACAAGATCTCCCGATGGCGCCCGGACCTCCCCCACGCGGACGAGATCACGCTGAAGATGCTGGCCTCGACCTCCTCCGGGTACGCGGACTACGTCACGGACCGGACCTTCATCGCCGATCTCTACAAGAACCCCTTCCGGACCTGGACGGCGGAGGAGCGCGTGAAGATCTCGGTCTCCAAGCCCCTGGTGCTGCCCCCCGGTTCGGGCTTCGCCTACTCGCACGCCAACTGGGTGATCCTGGGCGACATCATCTCGAGGGTGAGGCACAAGCCCCTCCACGAGGTGATGGTCCAGGACGTCCTCGGGCCGCTCGGCCTGAGCCACACCGCGATCTCGTCGAAGGCGGACATCCCCGAGCCGGTGCTGCACTCCTTCGACAACGAGCGGGGCGTGTTCGAGGACGCCACCTACTGGAATCCGTCGTGGACGCTCGCGCCGGGCGCGGTGATGACGGGAACGCTGGAGGACATGGCGAAGTCCTTCGCGGCGATCGGTGACGGGAAGCTGCTGACGCCCGAGTCGCACAAGGCCCAGCTGACCGGCGTCGTGAAGGTCAAGGGGGACACCTGGTTCGCGCTGGGCCTGCCCGTGCAGAACACCTGGATCGTCCAGAACCCGTCCTTCGCCGGCTACGAGGGCACGGTCGCCTACCTGCCGTCCAGGAAGCTCGCCATCGCGACGGTGGCGACGCAGGGCCTCGGCAGCACCGTCCAGAACGCGAGCTCCAACGTGCTGCAGGCGATCGCCGCGCACCTGGCCCCGGAACAGCCCCTCACTCTGGGATGA